The following coding sequences lie in one Euhalothece natronophila Z-M001 genomic window:
- a CDS encoding superantigen-like protein SSL4 — protein MKLFNQRLAKTILSLFLLATPLALSATMMDTEVAIASDHSTLSSPNNTNLAYNIPEPESPVTPQVEPPESAPNPIEPPETMPVEPPELPFW, from the coding sequence ATGAAACTATTTAACCAACGCCTAGCAAAAACTATTCTGAGTTTATTCCTTTTAGCAACCCCCCTAGCCTTATCAGCAACTATGATGGATACTGAGGTTGCTATTGCTTCTGATCATTCTACTTTAAGTTCTCCGAATAATACGAATTTAGCTTACAATATACCTGAGCCAGAATCACCTGTTACTCCTCAAGTAGAACCACCAGAATCAGCGCCAAATCCAATTGAACCACCTGAAACTATGCCAGTAGAGCCACCAGAATTACCATTCTGGTAA
- a CDS encoding ISAs1 family transposase, protein MCSTYGGKYGRQINRQVSVFEVTENLPNIWQGSQYFIKVERKGYRKDKFYHQIVYYLSSCYQTAKKFSEKIQGHWGIENQLHWVKDVIFAEDTSPLHHLQSAVNFSVLKTICLNLFRLLGFLSITEGRRWLGQRLWLLPILIE, encoded by the coding sequence CTGTGTTCGACATATGGTGGAAAATATGGACGACAAATCAATCGCCAAGTCTCTGTTTTTGAAGTTACAGAAAATCTTCCTAACATTTGGCAAGGAAGCCAGTATTTTATTAAAGTAGAAAGGAAAGGTTATCGAAAAGACAAGTTTTATCATCAAATCGTTTATTATTTAAGTAGTTGTTATCAAACAGCTAAAAAATTTAGTGAAAAAATTCAGGGACATTGGGGAATTGAAAACCAACTACATTGGGTCAAAGACGTTATTTTTGCTGAAGATACCTCCCCGTTACACCATCTTCAATCAGCAGTCAACTTTTCAGTTTTAAAGACCATTTGTCTCAATCTTTTTAGATTATTAGGCTTTTTATCAATTACCGAAGGGCGAAGATGGCTTGGACAGAGGCTTTGGCTACTCCCCATTTTGATAGAATGA